A section of the Paralichthys olivaceus isolate ysfri-2021 chromosome 16, ASM2471397v2, whole genome shotgun sequence genome encodes:
- the casq1a gene encoding calsequestrin-1a, with product MKWTWVLVAVLLSVAGLSLGKDSLDFPEYDGKDRVHDLNTKNYKSVMKKYDVMVVYYHDHPGSSRVAQRQFEIEELALELAAQVLDEFDDEDIGVGLIDAKHDKVVAKKLGLDESDSIFIFTDDEVIEYDGELAADTLVEFIFDVLEDPVEIIDNSKELKGFKNIEEDIKLVGYFKSHKSEHFEAFADAAEEFHPHISFFATFNTKVAKALDLKLNEVDFYEPFMDDPVVIPGKPYTEDELVKFIEDNDRPTLRKLQPHNMYEIWDDDMDGEHIIAFAEEADPDGYEFLEILKQVAEDNTDNPDLSIVWIDPDDFPLLLPHWEKTFGIDLSSPQIGVVDTDDADSVWMDMDDGEDLPSVDELEDWIEDALSGVIDPDHDDDDDDDDDDDDDDDDDDDDDDDDDDDDDDDDDDDDDDDDDDDDDDDDDDDDDDDDDDDDDDDDDDDDDDDDDDDY from the exons ATGAAGTGGACCTGGGTGCTTGTGGCAGTTTTGCTGTCCGTAGCAGGGCTATCACTGGGCAAGGACAGCTTGGACTTCCCCGAGTATGATGGCAAGGACCGCGTCCACGACCTCAACACCAAGAACTATAAGTCTGTGATGAAGAAGTACGATGTCATGGTGGTGTACTACCATGACCATCCCGGATCCAGCCGCGTCGCCCAGAGACAGTTTGAGATTGAGGAGTTGGCCCTTGAG CTTGCAGCCCAGGTCCTGGATGAGTTTGATGATGAGGATATTGGAGTCGGTCTCATTGATGCAAAGCACGACAAAGTTGTTGCAAAGAAACTAG GCCTTGATGAGTCCGACagcatcttcatcttcacagaTGATGAGGTCATAGAATATGACGGCGAGCTTGCTGCAGACACTCTTGTGGAGTTCATCTTTGAT GTTCTAGAGGACCCCGTGGAAATTATTGATAATAGTAAGGAACTGAAAGGCTTCAAAAACATTGAAGAGGACATCAAATTGGTGGGCTACTTTAAGAGTCACAAGTCAGAAC ATTTTGAGGCTTTCGCCGATGCTGCAGAAGAGTTCCACCCTCACATCAGCTTCTTTGCCACATTCAATACCAAG GTTGCCAAGGCTCTGGACCTGAAGCTCAATGAGGTCGACTTCTATGAACCCTTCATGGATGATCCAGTGGTCATCCCTGGAAAGCCTTACACTGAGGATGAGCTGGTGAAATTCATTGAAGACAATGACAG gccaACCCTGAGGAAGCTGCAACCACACAACATGTATGAGATCTGG GATGACGATATGGATGGTGAACATATCATTGCTTTCGCCGAGGAGGCTGACCCAG ATGGTTATGAGTTCCTGGAGATCCTGAAGCAAGTTGCCGAGGACAACACTGACAACCCTGACCTCAGTATTGTCTGGATTGACCCTGATGACTTCCCCCTG CTTCTGCCACACTGGGAGAAGACTTTTGGCATTGACCTGTCCTCTCCACAGATTGGTGTTGTCGATACTGATGAT GCTGACAGTGTGTGGATGGACATGGATGACGGAGAAGACCTGCCATCCGTGGACGAGCTGGAAGACTGGATTGAGGATGCTCTGTCAGGTGTGATCGATcctgatcatgatgatgatgatgatgacgatgatgatgatgatgacgatgatgatgacgacgatgatgatgatgatgatgatgatgatgacgatgatgatgacgatgacgatgatgatgatgacgatgatgatgatgatgacgacgatgacgatgatgacgatgatgatgatgatgatgatgatgatgacgatgatgatgatgatgatgatgacgatgatgatgatgatgatgattattaa
- the LOC109640580 gene encoding uncharacterized protein, with protein MSADVVNLQAQVESVLSALVKAATVELTKLFESRYRASPAVAAGRTAVKKEQGTLEKLAGSSAADTKRSIGVQVDEVIYPQLELPGPPSLSNGDSLTDCKEELAVVEGCLIPSEVLLTGDYDHVNPKQPPLKEKLLAETVDLVELSVLETESPADSESKTEIVLHVCADTTMQSSTTTTQKPLDILPETSDIAAEDDVKFVCPLILKPEPQQTCVSTAKGTAYSPSLSDGAIHVGVWDKTQTKETKNGLQMKLKLITPDQKLLSRCVVQVVNVLTAKFQDEVPNRKAGLRLPKDLRRHQSLHTGHRLCCFTPCDNGIWRLQTVVTHSREGYACSACGKTFKHRKILRRHERFHTGEKPYPCSVCSKTFALRKSLRRHLRFHTGDRPHTCTQCSKSFRLRENLKSHLRFHTGEKPFSCSTCGKTFRIMRNLEKHNLSKCGYFVPSFKTLAGM; from the exons ATGTCCGCGGACGTGGTGAACCTGCAGGCTCAGGTGGAGTCGGTGCTGTCGGCGCTGGTCAAAGCGGCCACGGTGGAGTTGACCAAACTGTTCGAGAGCAGGTATCGAGCCTCGCCCGCTGTGGCCGCGGGCCGCACCGCCGTCAAGAAGGAACAGGGGACGCTGGAGAAACTGGCCGGTTCATCTGCTGCGGACACTAAACGCAGCATCGGGGTGCAAGTGGACGAGGTTATTTATCCGCAGCTGGAGCTTCCTG gccccccctctctctcaaaTGGTGATTCTCTGACTGATTGCAAAGAGGAGCTGGCTGTGGTGGAGGGTTGCCTCATTCCATCAGAAGTCCTCCTGACTGGAGATTATGACCATGTTAACCCTAAACAACCGCCTCTGAAGGAAAAG CTTTTGGCAGAGACTGTGGATTTGGTGGAGCTGAGCGTCCTTGAAACAGAGTCTCCAGCTGATAGTGAATCCAAAACAGAAATTGTTTTGCAtg tgtgtgctGACACAACCATGCAgagctcaacaacaacaacccaaAAGCCTCTCGACATCCTGCCAGAAACGAGCGACATCGCTGCAGAGGACGATGTGAAGTTTGTTTGCCCGTTGATCCTTAAACCAGAGCCGCAGCAGACTTGTGTGAGCACTGCCAAGGGCACCGCCTACAGTCCGTCCCTGTCAGATGGAGCTATTCACGTTGGAGTTTGGGACAAGACCCAGACAAAGGAGACAAAGAACGGTCTCCAGATGAAACTGAAGTTGATAACTCCAGATCAAAAGCTGCTGAGTCGTTGTGTGGTGCAGGTGGTGAACGTGCTCACGGCAAAGTTTCAAGATGAAGTTCCCAACCGCAAAGCTGGTTTGCGTCTGCCCAAAGATCTCCGTCGCCACCAAAGCCTCCACACAGGCCATCGCCTCTGCTGTTTCACCCCATGTGATAACGGGATTTGGCGCCTCCAAACGGTCGTCACCCACTCCCGCGAGGGGTACGCGTGCAGCGCCTGCGGGAAAACTTTCAAACACCGGAAGATTCTCCGGCGGCACGAACGATTCCACACCGGAGAGAAACCATACCCGTGTTCAGTGTGCTCAAAGACGTTTGCACTCAGGAAGAGCCTCCGCCGACACTTGAGAttccacactggggacaggcCACATACTTGCACACAGTGCAGCAAAAGCTTTCGCCTTCGTGAAAATCTGAAATCTCATTTGAGGTTTCACACTGGAGAAAAGCCTTTCAGTTGCAGCACCTGTGGGAAGACATTCAGGATCATGAGGAATCTGGAGAAACACAATCTGAGCAAGTGTGGATACTTTGTCCCTTCATTTAAAACGCTTGCTGGCATGTAG